One region of Niallia sp. Man26 genomic DNA includes:
- the rplS gene encoding 50S ribosomal protein L19 encodes MQKLIEDITKEQLRSDLPAFRPGDTVRVHVKVVEGTRERIQVYEGVVIKRRGGGISETFTVRKVSYGVGVERTFPVHTPKIAKLEVIRRGKVRRAKLYYLRNLRGKKARIKEIR; translated from the coding sequence ATGCAAAAATTAATAGAAGATATCACAAAAGAACAACTTCGTTCAGATCTTCCTGCGTTCCGTCCTGGTGACACTGTACGTGTACACGTTAAAGTTGTTGAGGGTACTCGTGAGCGTATTCAGGTATACGAAGGTGTTGTGATTAAGCGTCGTGGTGGTGGAATCAGCGAAACTTTTACAGTACGTAAAGTTTCTTACGGAGTAGGCGTTGAGCGTACATTCCCAGTTCATACACCAAAAATTGCGAAGCTTGAAGTTATTCGCCGCGGTAAAGTCCGTCGTGCTAAACTTTACTACCTACGTAACCTACGTGGTAAAAAAGCTCGTATTAAAGAAATTCGATAA
- the ffh gene encoding signal recognition particle protein → MAFEGLADRLQNTIQKIRGKGKVNEADVKEMMREVRLALLEADVNFKVVKEFVKKVSERAVGQEVMKSLTPGQQVIKVVKEELTELMGGEQSKIAVSNRPPTVIMMVGLQGAGKTTTTGKLANLLRKKHNRKPLLVAADIYRPAAIKQLETLGKQLDFPVFSLGDQVSPVEIAKQAIAKAKEDHHDYVLIDTAGRLHVDEALMDELKQIKELSNPDEIFLVVDAMTGQDAVNVASSFNEQLGLTGVVLTKLDGDTRGGAALSIRSVTQTPIKFVGLGEKMDALEAFHPERMASRILGMGDVLSLIEKAQMNVDEEKAKELEMKMKTASFTLDDFLEQLGQVRNMGPLDELLKMMPGANKIKGLDNLQVDEKQISHVEAIIRSMTKAEKEHPEIINSSRRKRIAKGSGRTVPEVNRLLKQFEDMKKMMKQMTGMTQKGKKKGKFKLPFNPF, encoded by the coding sequence ATGGCATTTGAAGGTTTAGCTGACCGACTGCAGAATACGATCCAAAAGATCCGCGGAAAAGGGAAAGTAAATGAGGCGGATGTTAAGGAAATGATGCGTGAAGTCCGACTTGCATTGCTTGAGGCGGATGTTAACTTTAAGGTAGTCAAAGAGTTTGTTAAAAAAGTCAGTGAGCGTGCTGTTGGACAAGAGGTTATGAAAAGTCTGACTCCTGGACAGCAGGTCATTAAAGTTGTTAAAGAAGAACTTACGGAGCTGATGGGCGGAGAACAAAGCAAGATTGCTGTATCCAACCGTCCGCCGACAGTCATTATGATGGTTGGTTTGCAAGGTGCCGGTAAGACAACTACAACTGGAAAATTGGCTAATTTACTGCGTAAAAAGCATAATAGAAAGCCGTTGCTTGTTGCGGCAGACATATATCGTCCTGCGGCTATTAAGCAGCTCGAAACACTTGGTAAGCAGCTCGATTTCCCTGTTTTTTCACTTGGAGATCAAGTCAGCCCTGTTGAGATTGCGAAACAGGCGATTGCTAAAGCAAAAGAAGACCATCATGATTATGTGTTAATCGATACTGCAGGTCGTCTGCATGTGGATGAAGCATTGATGGACGAGTTAAAGCAAATTAAAGAGCTTTCCAATCCAGATGAAATATTCCTTGTAGTTGATGCGATGACAGGTCAGGATGCAGTCAATGTGGCAAGCAGCTTTAACGAGCAGCTTGGACTGACAGGTGTCGTATTAACGAAGCTAGATGGTGACACTCGAGGCGGGGCAGCGTTATCTATTCGTTCTGTTACACAAACACCGATTAAATTTGTCGGTTTGGGTGAAAAGATGGATGCATTAGAGGCGTTCCATCCAGAGCGTATGGCATCACGTATTCTTGGAATGGGTGATGTGCTAAGCCTAATCGAGAAAGCGCAAATGAATGTCGATGAAGAAAAGGCAAAAGAGCTGGAAATGAAAATGAAAACAGCTTCCTTTACTTTAGATGACTTTTTAGAACAGCTTGGACAGGTCCGTAACATGGGGCCTCTTGATGAGCTGCTGAAAATGATGCCAGGAGCCAACAAAATCAAGGGCTTGGATAATCTCCAAGTAGATGAAAAGCAAATCAGCCATGTGGAAGCGATTATTCGCTCCATGACAAAGGCAGAAAAAGAACACCCGGAAATCATCAACTCAAGCAGACGGAAGCGTATAGCTAAAGGGAGCGGCAGAACCGTTCCTGAAGTGAACAGGCTGTTGAAGCAGTTTGAGGACATGAAAAAAATGATGAAACAAATGACGGGTATGACTCAAAAAGGCAAGAAAAAAGGCAAGTTTAAATTACCATTTAACCCTTTTTAA
- the rpsP gene encoding 30S ribosomal protein S16, whose translation MAVKIRLKRMGAKKTPFYRIVVADSRSPRDGRFIETVGTYNPVANPAIVDINEEKALQWLQNGAKPSDTVRNLFSNEGIMEKFHNIKNGK comes from the coding sequence ATGGCAGTAAAAATTCGTTTAAAACGTATGGGAGCTAAAAAGACTCCTTTCTATCGTATTGTAGTAGCAGATTCTCGTTCACCACGTGATGGACGTTTCATTGAAACAGTAGGAACTTACAATCCAGTAGCAAACCCTGCTATCGTGGATATCAACGAAGAGAAAGCTCTACAATGGTTACAAAATGGTGCAAAACCATCTGATACAGTTCGTAACCTTTTCTCTAACGAAGGTATCATGGAGAAATTCCACAACATCAAAAACGGTAAGTAA
- the rimM gene encoding ribosome maturation factor RimM (Essential for efficient processing of 16S rRNA) — protein sequence MEKWFNVGKIVNTHGIRGEVRVISRTDFPDERYKIGNTIFLFGEGKKDPEELKIKTHRLHKNFNLLTFEGYDNVNEVEYMKGGALKVPESFLGDLAENEYYFHEIIGCKVVTVEGDEIGVISEILTPGANDVWVIKTSKKEEVLIPYIEEVVMKVDVKEKLVVIEPMEGLLS from the coding sequence GTGGAAAAATGGTTTAATGTAGGAAAGATTGTTAATACACATGGTATTCGTGGTGAAGTGCGTGTCATTTCCCGGACGGATTTTCCAGACGAAAGATATAAGATTGGCAATACGATTTTTCTATTTGGAGAAGGCAAAAAAGATCCAGAAGAACTAAAAATAAAAACACATCGCCTTCATAAAAACTTTAACCTTTTGACATTTGAGGGCTATGATAATGTTAATGAGGTGGAATACATGAAAGGCGGCGCTTTAAAGGTGCCTGAAAGCTTTTTAGGAGACTTGGCAGAGAATGAATACTATTTCCACGAAATCATCGGCTGTAAGGTTGTAACAGTTGAAGGAGACGAGATAGGGGTTATATCTGAAATTCTTACACCAGGTGCGAATGATGTATGGGTCATCAAAACTAGTAAAAAAGAAGAAGTTTTAATTCCTTATATCGAGGAAGTTGTTATGAAAGTAGATGTTAAGGAGAAGTTAGTTGTTATCGAGCCAATGGAGGGACTGTTATCATAA
- a CDS encoding putative DNA-binding protein, with the protein MLEKTTRMNYLFDFYQSLLTPKQRSYMSLYYLDDYSLGEIADEYDVSRQAVYDNIKRTEAMLEEYENKLLLLQKFQERNTLFVQIKELLKDDTPSVSALLEAVCELEKLD; encoded by the coding sequence ATGCTTGAAAAAACAACACGAATGAATTATCTGTTTGATTTCTATCAGTCGTTGTTGACACCGAAGCAACGAAGTTACATGTCTCTTTATTATTTAGATGATTATTCTCTTGGTGAAATTGCTGATGAATATGACGTTAGCCGTCAAGCTGTTTATGATAATATTAAACGGACTGAGGCAATGCTGGAAGAATATGAAAATAAATTACTCTTACTTCAAAAGTTTCAAGAGCGTAATACTCTTTTTGTTCAAATAAAAGAGTTATTAAAGGATGATACTCCTTCGGTTTCAGCATTGCTGGAAGCAGTTTGCGAGCTGGAGAAATTAGATTAA
- the sucC gene encoding ADP-forming succinate--CoA ligase subunit beta, whose product MNIHEYQGKEILALNGVAVPKGSVAFTVEEALFAAEHLNSDAWVVKAQIHAGGRGKAGGVKVAKSLDEVKQYAEQILGSTLVTHQTGPEGKVVKRLLIEEGCRIKKEYYIGFVVDRSTSRIVLMASEEGGTEIEEIAATQPEKIIKEVIDPLTGLTPFQARRVAFAINIPGPQVNKAVAFMTGLYRVFCEKDCSIAEINPLVLTEEGDVMALDAKLNFDSNALYRHKDILAYRDLDEEDEKELEASKFDLSYIALNGNIGCMVNGAGLAMATMDIVKHYGGEPANFLDVGGGATAEKVTEAFKIILSDEKVKGIFVNIFGGIMKCDIIAEGIVEAAKQVSLQVPLVVRLEGTNVELGQKILNESGINIISASSMADGAEKIVSYVQKGGEINEHIHQ is encoded by the coding sequence ATGAATATTCACGAATATCAAGGGAAAGAAATTCTAGCATTAAACGGTGTAGCTGTTCCTAAAGGAAGTGTTGCTTTTACCGTGGAAGAGGCCCTGTTTGCTGCTGAGCATTTAAACAGTGATGCATGGGTTGTTAAGGCGCAGATTCATGCCGGAGGAAGAGGGAAAGCTGGCGGTGTCAAGGTTGCTAAGTCTCTCGATGAAGTGAAGCAATATGCTGAACAGATTTTAGGAAGCACGCTTGTCACACATCAGACTGGTCCTGAAGGAAAAGTTGTTAAACGTTTGCTGATTGAAGAAGGCTGCCGTATTAAGAAGGAATACTATATTGGCTTTGTAGTCGACCGCTCCACTTCCCGGATTGTCTTGATGGCATCAGAAGAAGGCGGAACAGAGATTGAGGAAATTGCAGCAACACAGCCTGAAAAAATCATCAAGGAAGTTATTGACCCGCTGACTGGGCTAACTCCTTTCCAGGCTAGAAGAGTTGCATTTGCCATCAATATCCCTGGTCCTCAAGTAAATAAAGCGGTTGCTTTTATGACAGGCCTTTATCGTGTATTTTGTGAAAAAGATTGCTCAATTGCCGAAATCAATCCTCTTGTATTGACAGAAGAGGGCGATGTAATGGCGCTCGATGCTAAGCTGAACTTCGATTCCAATGCCTTGTACAGACATAAGGATATTCTTGCATACCGTGATTTGGATGAAGAGGATGAGAAGGAACTGGAAGCTTCAAAATTTGATTTGAGTTATATTGCCTTGAACGGAAATATCGGCTGCATGGTAAATGGTGCTGGTCTTGCAATGGCTACAATGGATATCGTGAAGCATTACGGCGGAGAGCCGGCAAACTTCCTTGATGTTGGCGGCGGTGCGACAGCTGAAAAAGTTACTGAAGCATTTAAGATCATTCTGTCAGATGAAAAAGTGAAGGGCATTTTTGTTAATATATTCGGTGGAATTATGAAATGCGATATCATTGCAGAAGGTATCGTTGAAGCAGCTAAACAGGTGAGCCTGCAGGTGCCGCTTGTTGTTAGACTGGAAGGGACAAATGTAGAGCTTGGCCAAAAAATTCTTAATGAATCAGGCATCAATATAATATCTGCAAGCTCCATGGCGGACGGTGCAGAAAAAATCGTGTCATATGTACAAAAAGGAGGAGAAATCAATGAGCATATTCATCAATAA
- the lepB gene encoding signal peptidase I, translating into MAKKKKKNEIWEWGKALVIAVALAFVIRSFLFAPIVVDGESMMPTLHNSDRMIVNKVNYKISEPNRFDIIVFHAPEGKDYIKRVIGLPGDTIEYKDDVLYVNGKAYDEPYLDEYKKQVTDGPLTESFKLEDKIGRSTVPEGELFVMGDNRRDSKDSRHIGTVSYEKVLGNTSVIYWPLTDIQIVN; encoded by the coding sequence ATGGCAAAGAAGAAAAAGAAAAATGAGATATGGGAATGGGGTAAGGCGCTTGTAATCGCAGTAGCATTGGCTTTTGTGATCCGCTCCTTTTTATTTGCTCCGATCGTAGTGGACGGGGAATCGATGATGCCCACATTACATAATTCAGACAGAATGATTGTTAACAAGGTTAACTACAAAATCAGCGAGCCTAACCGCTTTGATATCATTGTTTTCCATGCCCCTGAAGGAAAGGATTATATCAAGAGAGTAATCGGTTTGCCTGGTGATACAATAGAGTATAAGGACGACGTTTTGTATGTGAACGGAAAAGCATATGACGAGCCGTACTTAGATGAATACAAAAAGCAGGTGACTGACGGACCGCTGACAGAATCCTTTAAACTCGAAGATAAAATCGGCAGAAGCACAGTTCCCGAGGGAGAACTGTTCGTAATGGGTGATAATCGCCGTGACAGCAAAGACAGCCGCCATATTGGGACAGTGTCTTATGAGAAAGTACTTGGCAACACGAGCGTGATTTACTGGCCGTTAACAGACATACAAATAGTGAACTAA
- a CDS encoding YlqD family protein, translating to MQILQTVTVKQILTEQTKQALEKKLTEELLQLEKECEQFKFEEKKLLKSHPANAIKQQISKRLANKEEKKKSLEFQLAQLHILPLGSELKEQELTGIVDIKVGDVWDEALLHKTILLKDGKVVDIR from the coding sequence ATGCAGATTCTCCAAACTGTCACAGTCAAACAAATATTAACCGAACAAACGAAACAAGCCTTAGAGAAGAAACTCACAGAAGAGCTGCTTCAGCTTGAAAAGGAGTGCGAACAATTCAAGTTTGAAGAAAAAAAGCTGCTTAAAAGTCATCCTGCAAATGCTATTAAACAGCAGATTAGCAAGAGACTTGCCAACAAAGAGGAAAAAAAGAAATCACTAGAGTTTCAATTAGCACAATTACATATACTACCATTGGGCAGTGAACTAAAAGAACAAGAGCTTACTGGCATTGTTGATATAAAAGTTGGAGATGTTTGGGATGAGGCCTTGCTTCATAAAACAATACTCCTGAAAGATGGAAAAGTTGTAGACATACGTTAG
- a CDS encoding EscU/YscU/HrcU family type III secretion system export apparatus switch protein, with protein MKNKDKENQRRQAVALSYKQHQHAAPIVAAKGSGLIADNIVEKAKENGVPIQEDPSLVELLSKLNIQEQVPEDLYQAVAEVFAFIYKLDKTYGTQKEI; from the coding sequence ATGAAGAACAAGGATAAGGAAAACCAGCGAAGGCAAGCGGTGGCTTTAAGCTACAAGCAGCATCAGCATGCAGCTCCAATAGTAGCTGCTAAGGGGAGCGGGTTGATTGCCGACAATATCGTGGAGAAGGCGAAAGAAAATGGAGTGCCAATCCAAGAAGATCCATCCCTTGTGGAACTGTTAAGCAAGCTCAATATCCAGGAACAAGTACCGGAAGATTTATATCAGGCTGTCGCAGAGGTGTTTGCTTTTATTTATAAGCTTGATAAAACCTATGGCACACAAAAGGAAATCTAG
- the sucD gene encoding succinate--CoA ligase subunit alpha, which translates to MSIFINKETKVIVQGITGATALFHTKQMLEYGTKIVAGVTPGKGGTDVEGVPVFNTMKEAVEATNATVSVNYVPAPFAADAIMEAVDAELDLTICITEHIPVLDMVKVKRYMEGKKTRLIGPNCPGVITPEECKIGIMPGYIHTKGHVGVVSRSGTLTYEAVHQLTQAGIGQSTAVGIGGDPVNGTDFIDVLKQFNEDEDTYAVIMIGEIGGTAEEEAAEWVKANMTKPVVGFIGGRTAPPGKRMGHAGAIISGGKGTADEKIKTMNECGIKVAPTPAEMGATLIEVLKETDLFDKCKTHQVEESRV; encoded by the coding sequence ATGAGCATATTCATCAATAAAGAAACAAAAGTCATTGTTCAAGGTATTACAGGGGCAACGGCTCTTTTTCATACGAAGCAAATGCTCGAATATGGCACAAAAATTGTTGCAGGGGTAACACCAGGCAAGGGTGGCACGGATGTAGAAGGTGTGCCGGTCTTCAATACGATGAAAGAAGCTGTTGAAGCGACAAACGCGACAGTGTCTGTCAACTATGTGCCTGCCCCGTTTGCAGCAGATGCTATTATGGAAGCTGTAGATGCAGAGCTTGACTTGACGATTTGTATTACAGAACATATTCCAGTTCTTGATATGGTGAAGGTTAAGCGATATATGGAAGGCAAAAAGACAAGATTAATAGGACCGAACTGTCCGGGAGTTATTACTCCTGAAGAATGCAAGATAGGAATTATGCCTGGTTATATCCATACAAAGGGCCATGTAGGCGTTGTATCCCGTTCTGGTACTTTGACATACGAAGCTGTCCATCAGCTTACACAGGCGGGAATAGGGCAGTCTACAGCGGTAGGAATTGGCGGAGACCCGGTTAATGGAACTGATTTCATTGACGTCTTAAAGCAATTTAACGAAGATGAAGATACTTATGCTGTTATTATGATTGGTGAAATCGGCGGAACAGCAGAAGAAGAAGCGGCTGAATGGGTAAAAGCCAATATGACAAAGCCTGTAGTCGGCTTTATCGGCGGTAGAACGGCACCTCCAGGAAAAAGAATGGGCCATGCGGGCGCCATCATTTCAGGAGGCAAGGGGACTGCTGATGAAAAGATTAAAACAATGAACGAGTGCGGCATTAAAGTAGCTCCTACACCTGCTGAAATGGGTGCAACATTAATTGAAGTTCTCAAAGAAACAGATCTTTTCGACAAGTGCAAAACCCATCAGGTAGAAGAAAGCAGAGTCTGA
- the ylqF gene encoding ribosome biogenesis GTPase YlqF, with translation MTIQWFPGHMAKARRQVTEKLKLVDIIFELVDARIPQSSRNPMIDEIIQHKPRIVLLNKADMADGERTKEWIAYFKEKGIQALAINSQAGVGMKEITALANVVLAEKFDRMRAKGIRPRAIRAMIVGIPNAGKSTLINRLAKKNIAKTGNTPGVTKAQQWIKVGKELELLDTPGILWPKFEDQEVGLKLALTGAIKDTILNLQDIAIFGLRFLEKEYPERLKERFQLEEIPEDIVELFDKIGVVRGCLTGGAVVDYDKVTELVIREIRSEKFGRLTFERARDFIEEDESDN, from the coding sequence TTGACGATACAATGGTTTCCCGGCCATATGGCCAAAGCAAGAAGACAAGTAACAGAAAAGCTGAAGCTTGTGGACATTATTTTTGAGTTGGTGGATGCAAGAATTCCCCAATCTTCCAGAAATCCGATGATTGATGAGATCATCCAGCATAAGCCAAGGATTGTTTTGCTGAACAAGGCAGATATGGCAGATGGAGAAAGAACGAAAGAATGGATTGCCTATTTTAAAGAAAAAGGCATTCAAGCATTAGCGATCAACTCACAGGCTGGTGTTGGAATGAAAGAAATCACAGCTTTAGCTAATGTGGTGCTTGCAGAGAAATTCGACCGAATGCGAGCAAAAGGAATTAGACCCCGTGCAATCAGAGCAATGATTGTCGGAATTCCGAATGCAGGCAAATCAACATTAATCAACAGGCTTGCCAAAAAGAATATCGCAAAAACAGGGAACACTCCTGGTGTAACAAAAGCACAGCAATGGATTAAAGTAGGAAAAGAATTAGAGCTGCTTGACACTCCAGGGATTCTTTGGCCAAAATTTGAGGATCAAGAAGTAGGTTTAAAGCTTGCTTTGACTGGTGCGATTAAAGACACCATTCTTAATTTGCAGGATATCGCTATTTTTGGTTTGCGCTTTTTAGAGAAAGAGTATCCTGAAAGGCTAAAGGAACGGTTCCAGCTTGAAGAAATTCCAGAGGATATCGTTGAGTTGTTTGACAAAATCGGTGTAGTTAGAGGCTGCCTTACAGGAGGCGCTGTAGTCGATTATGACAAAGTTACTGAACTGGTCATCAGAGAAATCAGAAGCGAAAAATTCGGAAGGCTGACATTCGAAAGAGCAAGAGATTTCATAGAGGAAGACGAAAGCGATAATTAA
- a CDS encoding ribonuclease HII, which yields MANVTLKEIKARLEDITDNNDPYWETIKEDKRVGVQKLVTAWEKQKEKELQLHARFVELCTYETELRKQGYTYIAGIDEVGRGPLAGPVVTAAVILPENFYLPGIDDSKKLSEAKREQFYEIIQKEAVSIGVGIIAPAEIDRINIYEATKKGMLAALQNLDQQPDFLLIDAMKLDVPYPSKSIIKGDSKSVSIAAASIIAKVTRDEMMRELDKEFPAYGFASNMGYGTKEHLLALDREGYTIHHRKSFSPIKEMAEENRSM from the coding sequence GTGGCAAATGTAACATTAAAAGAAATAAAAGCTAGATTAGAGGATATAACAGACAATAATGACCCTTACTGGGAGACGATAAAAGAAGACAAAAGAGTCGGAGTGCAAAAGCTCGTAACTGCATGGGAAAAGCAAAAGGAAAAAGAGTTGCAGCTTCATGCCCGTTTTGTAGAGCTCTGCACATATGAAACAGAACTAAGAAAGCAAGGATATACATATATTGCAGGTATTGATGAAGTGGGAAGAGGCCCGCTTGCAGGTCCCGTTGTAACAGCAGCTGTTATACTCCCGGAAAACTTTTATTTGCCTGGAATAGATGATTCAAAAAAACTGTCTGAAGCAAAAAGAGAGCAATTTTACGAGATTATCCAAAAGGAAGCCGTTTCTATTGGAGTAGGCATTATCGCTCCTGCGGAAATTGACCGTATAAACATATACGAGGCGACCAAAAAAGGAATGCTTGCAGCCCTTCAAAATCTTGATCAGCAGCCTGACTTCCTGTTGATTGATGCGATGAAGCTTGACGTTCCATATCCAAGCAAATCGATTATAAAAGGAGACAGTAAAAGTGTTTCCATTGCTGCTGCTAGCATTATTGCGAAAGTCACGAGAGATGAAATGATGAGAGAGCTTGATAAAGAATTTCCAGCATACGGTTTTGCGAGTAATATGGGTTACGGCACAAAGGAACATCTTCTTGCTTTAGACAGAGAGGGATATACAATTCATCATCGCAAAAGCTTTTCGCCAATTAAGGAAATGGCAGAGGAGAATAGGAGCATGTAA
- a CDS encoding DUF4064 domain-containing protein — protein sequence MSLNLRAPRILGIIAFVLLLIGFLISIVLYTQIDKWDILRDSFIDAYNADPTFQEDLGLTNMPSTAEEFADDMITAGKNFLLLPVISSLIACAATLFGIIMMNRLPRTSGVLFIIIGVISLLSVVVPVLLITAGVMILRRSSRYKNEAGIPA from the coding sequence ATGAGTCTTAATTTGAGAGCGCCAAGAATTTTAGGCATTATTGCATTCGTACTGTTGTTAATCGGTTTCTTAATATCAATAGTACTTTATACGCAAATTGATAAGTGGGATATACTAAGAGATTCTTTTATAGATGCATATAATGCAGATCCGACATTCCAAGAAGATCTAGGACTGACGAACATGCCAAGTACAGCCGAGGAATTTGCTGATGATATGATTACAGCAGGGAAGAATTTCTTGCTACTACCTGTTATCAGTTCATTAATTGCATGCGCAGCAACTTTGTTCGGAATAATTATGATGAATAGGCTACCTCGCACAAGTGGTGTATTATTCATTATTATTGGGGTAATATCCCTTCTCTCTGTCGTTGTCCCTGTATTGTTGATTACAGCAGGCGTAATGATATTGCGCAGATCATCAAGATACAAAAATGAAGCGGGGATACCCGCTTAA
- a CDS encoding KH domain-containing protein: protein MKELIETIVKPLVDFPDDVAIKVTEEDNRIIYLLSVNKNDMGKVIGKQGRVAKAIRTIVYAAGSQQQKKLVLEISE from the coding sequence ATGAAGGAATTAATTGAAACGATTGTTAAGCCCCTTGTGGATTTTCCGGATGATGTTGCGATAAAAGTTACTGAAGAGGATAATCGAATCATTTACTTGCTTTCTGTCAACAAGAATGACATGGGAAAGGTAATTGGGAAGCAAGGGCGGGTTGCTAAAGCGATTCGAACGATTGTTTACGCTGCTGGCTCACAGCAGCAAAAAAAGCTGGTTTTAGAAATTAGCGAATAA
- the dprA gene encoding DNA-processing protein DprA has protein sequence MLKSFRERLIQLHHCRNMSWKRIYTLLKADPDLHALNRPLQKIVTDFHSHSIQQTIHQYATLGIQTITYFDPAYPSLLKEIYQPPWVLYAKGDLSFLQEQRKLAIVGSRYPTVYSKQVIIAMMTKLVRERVVIVSGLAKGVDAIAHRTADEHNGKTIAIIAGGFKHIYPKENILLADKITRSHLLLSEYPPDTKPLKWHFPMRNRIISGLSRGTLVVEAKRKSGSLITAHLALQEGRDVFAVPGSIFSPTSFGPNDLIKQGAKPVLCATDILEEWEYYP, from the coding sequence TTGCTAAAAAGTTTTAGAGAAAGATTAATACAGCTCCATCATTGCCGCAATATGTCTTGGAAAAGGATCTACACTCTCCTCAAAGCAGACCCTGATCTGCACGCCCTCAACCGTCCCCTTCAAAAAATCGTTACAGACTTTCACTCACACTCCATCCAGCAAACTATCCACCAATACGCCACATTAGGAATACAAACCATCACTTATTTTGATCCTGCATATCCAAGCTTGTTAAAAGAAATATATCAGCCTCCATGGGTGCTTTATGCAAAAGGAGATCTGTCTTTTTTGCAGGAGCAGCGAAAGTTGGCAATTGTAGGCTCCCGTTATCCGACAGTTTACAGTAAACAAGTAATTATAGCCATGATGACTAAACTTGTTCGCGAACGAGTAGTAATTGTCAGCGGTCTAGCAAAAGGTGTGGATGCTATTGCTCATAGGACAGCAGACGAACATAACGGCAAGACAATCGCCATTATTGCAGGAGGATTTAAGCATATTTATCCAAAGGAAAATATTTTACTTGCAGATAAAATAACAAGATCACATCTTCTTTTATCAGAGTATCCACCAGATACAAAACCATTAAAATGGCATTTCCCAATGCGCAACCGGATCATAAGCGGCCTCTCAAGGGGAACGCTTGTTGTCGAGGCAAAAAGAAAAAGCGGCTCGTTAATCACAGCGCATCTTGCTTTGCAAGAAGGAAGAGATGTTTTTGCTGTTCCTGGCAGCATATTCAGCCCCACTTCTTTTGGACCGAATGACTTGATAAAACAAGGAGCAAAGCCAGTTTTATGTGCGACTGATATATTAGAAGAGTGGGAATATTATCCATAA
- the trmD gene encoding tRNA (guanosine(37)-N1)-methyltransferase TrmD, with translation MRVDVLTLFPEMFDGVFNSSILKKAKEAEKVTYGVTNFRDYSDNKHQSVDDYPYGGGAGMVLKPQPIFDAVEDLQKKSGTKPKVVLMCPQGERYTQKKAEELAKEEHLIFICGHYEGYDERIREHLATDEISIGDYVLTGGELGAMVVIDSVVRLLPGVLGSEASHVNDSFSTGLLEHPHYTRPADFRGMKVPDTLMSGNHAHIDEWRERESLKRTLERRPDLLENYPLTAKQQKLLNELQKNK, from the coding sequence ATGAGAGTGGATGTATTAACACTATTTCCAGAAATGTTTGATGGTGTGTTTAACAGCTCTATATTGAAAAAAGCGAAAGAAGCAGAAAAGGTGACCTATGGTGTCACTAACTTCAGGGATTATTCTGATAACAAGCATCAGTCTGTGGATGATTATCCATATGGCGGCGGTGCGGGAATGGTCCTTAAACCTCAGCCGATCTTTGATGCGGTTGAGGATTTGCAAAAAAAGAGCGGCACTAAGCCGAAAGTGGTACTAATGTGTCCTCAAGGCGAGCGTTATACACAGAAAAAGGCGGAAGAGCTGGCTAAGGAAGAGCATTTAATTTTTATCTGCGGTCATTACGAAGGCTATGATGAGCGAATTCGCGAGCATTTAGCGACAGATGAGATTTCAATCGGCGATTATGTGCTTACAGGCGGCGAGCTTGGAGCAATGGTAGTGATTGATAGTGTCGTCAGACTTCTTCCAGGAGTACTTGGGAGCGAGGCGTCTCATGTGAATGATTCCTTCAGCACAGGACTGCTTGAGCATCCACACTACACCCGTCCTGCTGATTTCAGGGGGATGAAGGTGCCGGATACACTCATGTCAGGAAATCATGCTCATATTGACGAATGGAGAGAAAGAGAGTCGCTGAAAAGAACACTTGAAAGACGTCCGGATTTGCTGGAAAATTACCCGCTCACAGCAAAACAGCAAAAACTATTAAATGAATTGCAGAAAAACAAATAA